Proteins found in one Pyramidobacter piscolens W5455 genomic segment:
- the mltG gene encoding endolytic transglycosylase MltG — protein sequence MKKIFGPALALVFFGAVAAYHWKPSQWKDVFVMPFHKDEKTAQLFLKEGESLRHFAQKIAEEKLVADRRNLLYWLGRKGADRSLRAGGYHISSGPSWYVAEQLKNAEPSYFSAMIVPGALPQKPFSLGSDEAQKAALNDLGNFPAAMRDILPDAAEGRAAFLLPETYSLTEASLPDLVKQASAAWYARFGALLTDKDNALRTAVIASLLHREAQIDSEYPVIAGVIENRLAQNMLLQIDASVVYAWYLQKGETLKRVLFKHLEVDSPYNTYKTAGLPPLPVCVPSAQAWEGALAPEKNDFLYYVARGDGSHRFAKTEAEHQKNVLLYRKNK from the coding sequence ATGAAAAAAATTTTTGGACCAGCCCTTGCGCTTGTTTTTTTCGGCGCCGTCGCCGCGTATCACTGGAAGCCGTCGCAGTGGAAAGACGTCTTCGTCATGCCGTTCCATAAGGACGAGAAGACGGCTCAGCTCTTTCTAAAAGAGGGAGAATCTCTGCGCCACTTTGCACAAAAGATCGCCGAAGAAAAACTCGTTGCCGACCGTCGCAATCTGCTGTATTGGCTCGGCAGGAAGGGCGCCGATCGTTCGCTTCGCGCCGGGGGATATCACATATCTTCCGGCCCTTCCTGGTATGTTGCTGAACAGCTGAAGAATGCCGAGCCTTCGTACTTCAGCGCGATGATCGTTCCCGGCGCGCTGCCGCAAAAGCCCTTTTCGCTGGGAAGCGACGAGGCGCAGAAAGCGGCCCTCAACGACCTCGGCAACTTTCCTGCGGCCATGCGCGACATTTTGCCCGACGCCGCCGAAGGACGCGCCGCGTTCCTTCTGCCCGAGACCTATTCCCTGACGGAGGCATCTCTGCCGGATCTTGTCAAGCAGGCGTCGGCGGCATGGTACGCCCGTTTCGGCGCGCTGCTGACCGATAAGGACAACGCGTTGCGGACGGCGGTGATCGCCTCTCTGTTGCATCGCGAGGCGCAGATCGACAGCGAATATCCCGTGATTGCCGGAGTGATCGAGAACCGGCTGGCTCAAAACATGCTCCTGCAGATCGATGCCAGCGTCGTCTACGCGTGGTATCTGCAGAAAGGCGAAACGCTGAAGCGCGTGCTGTTCAAGCACCTCGAAGTGGACTCGCCGTACAATACCTATAAGACCGCGGGGCTTCCGCCGCTTCCTGTCTGCGTTCCCTCGGCGCAAGCCTGGGAAGGCGCGCTGGCGCCCGAGAAGAACGATTTTCTCTATTATGTGGCCCGCGGCGACGGAAGCCATCGTTTTGCCAAAACGGAAGCCGAGCACCAGAAGAACGTGCTGCTCTATCGCAAAAACAAATAA
- the rpmB gene encoding 50S ribosomal protein L28, which translates to MSQVCDCCGRGPATGNQLSHSHRRTRRRWLLNLFSVRVDLGGGEAKRMRICSRCLRSGKVKRAL; encoded by the coding sequence ATGTCCCAGGTATGTGACTGCTGTGGTCGCGGTCCTGCGACGGGAAATCAGCTGAGCCACTCTCATCGCAGAACTCGCAGACGCTGGCTGCTCAACCTTTTCTCCGTCCGCGTGGATCTCGGCGGCGGCGAAGCGAAGAGAATGCGCATCTGCTCCCGTTGCCTTCGTTCCGGAAAAGTCAAGAGAGCGCTCTAA
- the queA gene encoding tRNA preQ1(34) S-adenosylmethionine ribosyltransferase-isomerase QueA, with the protein MTQWNFFDINTYDYELPPELIAQKPAEPRDRCRLLAVRRADGKLFHQHFHDILQWLRPGDVLVRNDTRVMAARVEGVKVNGSAQAEILLLRPEDDSEKCWEALVRPGRKLPEGARVRLDGDVVVTIGAVKSEDGVRRVIFPADCDVRALAEANGSMPLPPYIHERSSRPEDYQTVYAKDPRSAAAPTAGLHFTRELLREVAGRGVTIADITLEVGLGTFRPVKTEDIRRHHMHSEHCVVPQDAYDKIVMAKKNGGRVIALGTTVVRTLEGMAATSAGLRPGVLETGLFIYPGFKYKVVDALITNFHLPKSTLMMLVAAFAGYDLTMKAYAEAVKERYRFFSFGDAMMIM; encoded by the coding sequence ATGACGCAGTGGAACTTTTTCGACATCAATACCTATGATTACGAACTTCCGCCCGAGCTGATCGCGCAGAAACCGGCGGAACCCCGCGACCGTTGCCGTCTTCTGGCCGTACGCCGCGCGGACGGGAAGCTGTTTCATCAGCATTTCCATGATATTCTTCAGTGGCTTCGCCCCGGCGATGTCCTTGTGCGCAACGACACGCGCGTTATGGCCGCGCGTGTCGAAGGCGTGAAGGTCAACGGCAGCGCCCAAGCGGAGATCCTTCTGCTGCGTCCGGAGGATGACAGCGAAAAATGCTGGGAGGCCTTAGTGCGTCCCGGTCGCAAGTTGCCCGAGGGCGCCCGGGTACGCCTTGACGGCGACGTGGTGGTCACGATCGGGGCCGTCAAAAGCGAAGACGGCGTGCGCCGCGTCATTTTCCCCGCCGACTGCGATGTGCGCGCTTTGGCCGAGGCAAACGGCTCGATGCCGTTGCCTCCTTATATTCATGAGCGCTCGTCGCGCCCCGAAGATTACCAGACCGTTTATGCGAAGGATCCTCGTTCTGCGGCGGCGCCGACGGCCGGCCTTCATTTCACTCGCGAGCTGCTCCGGGAAGTCGCTGGCCGCGGCGTGACGATTGCCGACATTACGCTCGAAGTCGGGCTGGGGACGTTTCGCCCCGTCAAAACGGAGGACATCCGGAGACATCATATGCATTCCGAACACTGCGTCGTTCCGCAGGATGCCTACGACAAGATCGTCATGGCCAAGAAGAACGGAGGGCGCGTCATCGCCCTTGGCACGACCGTGGTGAGAACTCTCGAAGGCATGGCCGCCACTTCTGCGGGCCTTCGCCCGGGCGTGCTGGAAACAGGCCTCTTTATCTATCCCGGGTTTAAATACAAGGTCGTGGACGCGCTGATCACGAATTTCCATCTTCCCAAGAGCACGCTGATGATGTTGGTCGCGGCCTTTGCGGGTTATGACCTGACCATGAAAGCGTACGCCGAAGCGGTGAAGGAGCGATATCGCTTCTTTTCGTTCGGCGACGCCATGATGATCATGTAA
- a CDS encoding TldD/PmbA family protein: protein MAVLKDCAQFLSALPGIDWGDLYFQRSASRSLSYSDGKVEEVSSSSSAGCSARLLKGKSSAFAVVSGIERGGAARALGEASRIAAVRCGSVPDVSFPLERVQAFFPENVDFFGETDRRLRAECGWIRQITLSCSANARRYVVVSPEESHAGEAEHCSFAAEVIVERNGRLESGYGAFSVSGSARKFFQELAAENVARRALQEALVNLEAVECPTGAMPVLLSDEAGGTIVHEACGHGMEADLVFEEQSSFAGKIGSQVAAEDVTVVDDASLPGLYGSFACDDEGTPSRRTVLIERGILKNYLTDKRCARLYDLPLTGNGRRSSYASLPMPRMSNTFVAEGPREQGEMIQSVSRGLFVRRMGGGEVNTTTGEFVFDVTQGCLIEDGKITRPVKGASLIGRGIDALMGIRAVGKRLHMEPGMCEKEGQSLPVTDGQPSLLIDGLVVGGTAADR, encoded by the coding sequence ATGGCCGTTCTGAAGGACTGTGCGCAGTTTTTGAGCGCTCTGCCCGGCATCGATTGGGGCGATCTGTACTTTCAGCGCTCCGCCTCGCGCAGTTTGTCTTACAGTGACGGGAAAGTCGAAGAGGTTTCCAGCTCTTCATCCGCTGGCTGCTCTGCCCGTTTGCTGAAAGGCAAGAGCTCGGCTTTCGCCGTGGTTTCCGGCATCGAACGCGGCGGCGCGGCGCGGGCTCTCGGCGAAGCGAGCCGAATCGCCGCGGTGAGGTGCGGAAGCGTTCCCGATGTGTCTTTTCCGCTTGAACGCGTGCAGGCGTTCTTTCCGGAGAACGTGGATTTTTTCGGTGAAACCGACCGGCGCCTGCGGGCAGAGTGCGGTTGGATCAGGCAGATCACGCTGTCCTGCTCCGCAAACGCGCGCCGGTACGTCGTCGTTTCGCCGGAAGAAAGCCATGCCGGGGAAGCGGAGCATTGTTCTTTTGCCGCCGAGGTGATCGTGGAACGCAATGGGCGTCTGGAAAGCGGTTACGGTGCTTTTTCTGTGTCCGGAAGCGCACGAAAGTTCTTTCAGGAGCTTGCCGCGGAAAATGTGGCCCGCAGGGCTCTCCAAGAGGCTTTGGTCAACCTCGAAGCGGTGGAGTGTCCGACGGGCGCCATGCCGGTGCTTTTATCCGACGAAGCCGGCGGCACCATCGTCCATGAGGCCTGCGGACATGGGATGGAAGCCGATCTGGTTTTCGAGGAACAGTCCTCCTTTGCGGGGAAAATCGGCAGTCAGGTCGCGGCGGAGGACGTGACGGTCGTTGACGACGCGTCGCTTCCCGGACTTTACGGTTCTTTTGCCTGCGACGACGAAGGGACGCCGTCGCGGCGGACAGTCCTCATCGAACGGGGAATTCTGAAAAATTACCTGACGGACAAACGTTGTGCGCGCTTGTATGACCTGCCTTTGACCGGCAACGGTCGGCGCTCGTCCTACGCCAGCCTGCCGATGCCGCGGATGAGCAACACCTTTGTGGCCGAAGGGCCCCGCGAGCAGGGCGAGATGATCCAGAGCGTTTCCCGCGGGCTCTTCGTCCGCCGCATGGGCGGCGGCGAAGTCAACACGACGACGGGGGAGTTCGTTTTCGACGTCACGCAGGGCTGCCTGATTGAAGATGGAAAAATAACGCGCCCGGTCAAGGGCGCTTCGCTGATCGGCCGCGGTATCGACGCACTGATGGGAATCCGCGCCGTCGGCAAGAGGCTCCACATGGAGCCGGGAATGTGCGAAAAGGAGGGACAAAGCCTCCCTGTCACAGACGGACAGCCATCGCTGCTGATCGATGGGCTTGTCGTCGGAGGGACGGCCGCTGATAGATGA
- a CDS encoding SpoIID/LytB domain-containing protein yields the protein MRTVILERRRPKRRRISWNCCKKICLAVIFFSLCLCLSAQAQARWIRVGLMTAPSAPISGRGLSGKDGGGRRFSLPASFNTQARGSNVVIQGKSYASPVIVSSPHQIRCGKVNYEGELVLRARAGQITVINRLDVEKYLRGVLGYEINPQWGAEVLKAQAVISRTYALAQMGRHEASGYDVCTTDHCQVYRGTNVLHASTDRAIAQTRGQVLTYRGGLAHTFFCSDSGGATADVSDVWGKSVPYLIVRKEPFPSESPKSRWEASLSAGEIQNALAKKGKSVGTLSQIAIERRDAAGRVTALRFTGSAGSSVLSSAAFRTLIGAKKVRSTFFEFSPGGPRAAGVPEPTRRREAPRTAKKIAFDATPLTAAEDAQLKALIEQKKFNVDERLDMILYPERRRNYLYKALGVEAPETERKQEPLEQPAETVKRIPDPGRTAAFVNLAGGSVTLYGRGWGHGVGLSQWGAKAMADRGWSAEKILEFYYPGTAIQKR from the coding sequence ATGCGTACCGTTATCTTGGAAAGACGCCGCCCCAAGCGGCGCCGGATCAGCTGGAACTGCTGTAAAAAGATTTGTCTCGCCGTGATTTTTTTCTCGCTGTGCCTCTGCCTTTCGGCTCAGGCGCAAGCGCGCTGGATTCGCGTAGGGCTCATGACCGCGCCCTCCGCGCCGATTTCCGGACGCGGCTTGAGCGGCAAGGATGGGGGCGGCCGACGCTTTTCGCTGCCGGCGAGTTTCAACACTCAGGCGCGCGGCTCGAACGTCGTCATTCAGGGAAAAAGCTATGCTTCGCCTGTGATCGTGAGTTCGCCGCACCAGATCCGCTGCGGCAAAGTCAACTATGAAGGAGAGCTGGTGCTGCGGGCCCGCGCCGGGCAGATAACGGTGATCAACCGTCTTGACGTTGAAAAATACCTCCGCGGCGTCCTCGGCTATGAAATCAATCCGCAATGGGGCGCGGAAGTCCTCAAGGCGCAGGCGGTGATCTCCAGGACCTATGCGCTGGCACAAATGGGGCGTCATGAAGCCAGCGGTTATGACGTTTGCACGACCGACCATTGTCAGGTCTACCGAGGCACGAACGTGCTCCACGCCTCGACGGACCGCGCGATTGCGCAGACCCGCGGCCAGGTCCTGACGTACAGGGGCGGTTTGGCGCACACCTTTTTCTGTTCCGACAGTGGTGGCGCCACCGCTGATGTCAGCGACGTGTGGGGCAAAAGCGTCCCCTATCTGATCGTTCGCAAAGAACCCTTCCCCTCTGAATCTCCCAAGTCCCGCTGGGAGGCCTCTCTGTCGGCGGGCGAGATCCAGAACGCTCTCGCCAAAAAAGGAAAAAGCGTGGGAACGTTGTCGCAGATCGCCATCGAGCGGCGAGACGCCGCCGGGCGTGTGACGGCGCTGAGATTTACGGGCTCTGCGGGAAGCTCCGTGCTCAGCAGCGCGGCCTTTCGCACCCTGATCGGCGCGAAGAAAGTGCGCAGCACGTTCTTTGAGTTTTCCCCCGGGGGCCCGCGTGCGGCCGGCGTTCCCGAACCCACTCGGCGCCGCGAGGCGCCCCGTACCGCGAAAAAAATCGCCTTTGACGCGACGCCTCTGACGGCGGCTGAAGACGCGCAACTCAAAGCGCTGATCGAGCAAAAGAAATTCAACGTCGACGAACGGCTGGACATGATCCTCTATCCCGAGCGGCGCCGAAACTACCTGTATAAAGCTTTAGGCGTTGAGGCGCCGGAAACGGAGCGAAAACAAGAACCGCTCGAACAGCCGGCGGAGACGGTGAAGCGCATTCCCGATCCGGGCCGGACGGCGGCTTTCGTCAACCTCGCCGGCGGCAGCGTCACATTATACGGGCGCGGCTGGGGGCACGGCGTCGGCCTCTCGCAGTGGGGAGCCAAAGCGATGGCGGATCGAGGCTGGTCAGCGGAGAAAATACTTGAGTTTTATTATCCCGGCACGGCAATCCAAAAGAGATGA
- a CDS encoding GTPase, whose amino-acid sequence MEGKRRCPGCGAVFQSVDENLPGYLVPGKNPDEGVLCKRCFQMKHYGVYRKALLADAGIQKDIRAHALGAAALFLVLDVSRPEISLPDLDWAESMKKPVFVIANKIDLLEPWTTRKDVLQWLSERTGVRKEQILLVSAQNRGDMAELRRHIEDTFDADDRLLFAGAANVGKSTLLGALLKNEVPTVSRLPGTTVGLTEYRMVNGPVLVDAPGLKGEDPFVPVLCPDCLAALSPKKNFQSSIEVLKTGQTVFWGGMAQLTVADAGERGWVRLGIFAPDSVTIHRTREERIDGLMKDHVGELLVPPCRKCAAKLRTQSWREEEFRIRPEEDLVVPGIGWVALYSGACTAKLRAPAFVKGVRRPWLIPSPARRQQGKKKS is encoded by the coding sequence ATGGAAGGAAAGAGACGCTGCCCCGGCTGCGGTGCCGTTTTTCAGAGTGTTGACGAAAATCTCCCTGGCTATCTTGTGCCGGGCAAAAATCCCGACGAAGGCGTGCTTTGCAAACGTTGCTTCCAAATGAAACATTACGGCGTTTATCGCAAAGCTCTGCTCGCTGACGCGGGGATTCAAAAAGATATCAGGGCCCATGCGCTGGGCGCCGCTGCTTTGTTTCTTGTCCTTGACGTGAGCCGTCCGGAGATTTCCCTGCCCGATCTCGACTGGGCGGAAAGCATGAAAAAGCCTGTCTTCGTTATCGCCAACAAAATCGACCTGCTCGAGCCGTGGACGACCCGCAAGGACGTGCTGCAGTGGCTGTCGGAACGCACTGGCGTCCGCAAGGAGCAGATCCTTCTGGTCTCGGCGCAGAACCGCGGCGACATGGCCGAACTGCGGCGGCACATCGAGGATACGTTCGATGCCGACGACCGGCTCCTTTTTGCCGGCGCCGCCAATGTCGGCAAGAGCACGCTTCTCGGCGCGCTTTTGAAGAATGAAGTGCCGACGGTATCTCGTCTGCCCGGCACGACCGTGGGACTGACGGAATACCGGATGGTGAACGGTCCCGTTCTGGTGGACGCCCCCGGTTTGAAGGGGGAGGATCCTTTTGTTCCCGTGCTCTGTCCCGATTGCCTCGCCGCTCTTTCGCCGAAAAAAAACTTTCAGAGCAGCATCGAGGTGCTGAAAACCGGTCAAACCGTTTTTTGGGGCGGCATGGCGCAGCTTACGGTCGCGGATGCGGGCGAGCGCGGCTGGGTTCGCCTGGGGATTTTCGCTCCTGACAGCGTCACGATCCATCGGACCCGCGAAGAACGCATCGACGGCCTGATGAAGGATCATGTCGGCGAATTGCTGGTGCCGCCGTGCCGCAAGTGCGCGGCGAAACTGCGGACGCAGAGCTGGCGTGAAGAAGAGTTCCGGATCCGCCCCGAAGAAGATCTGGTCGTCCCCGGCATCGGCTGGGTCGCGTTGTACAGCGGCGCCTGTACGGCGAAGTTGCGCGCCCCCGCGTTCGTGAAGGGAGTCCGGCGTCCCTGGCTCATTCCCTCGCCGGCGCGGCGCCAGCAGGGGAAGAAGAAAAGTTAA
- the ruvB gene encoding Holliday junction branch migration DNA helicase RuvB yields the protein MDKENIRRGFDLPPLEELKEREDERGLRPLRLSDFNGQTEIKSKLEVYIQAAKKREEALDHLLFYGPPGLGKTTLAGIIAHEMNSELRVTTGPALEKPGDLAAILSNLQDHDVLFIDEIHRMSTTIEEVLYSAMEDFTLHIIVGKGPLARSICLNLPHFTLVGATTRLGLLSAPLRARFGIVEQLRLYTPEELCVILDRGAGVMNMKVEPDARRAIANRSRGTPRIALRLLRRVRDFAEVAGVPTVEAALAERAMDTLGLDGLGLDDGDRKILDAIVSLFDGGPVGLSTLAAALNEEPQTIEDIYEPYLIQKGMIERTPRGRKATENAYRYLGKTPPQAAPDQLELL from the coding sequence TTGGACAAAGAAAACATTCGTCGCGGTTTCGATCTGCCGCCGCTTGAGGAGCTCAAAGAGCGGGAAGACGAAAGGGGCCTGCGCCCCCTCCGGTTATCCGATTTCAACGGCCAGACGGAGATAAAATCCAAGCTGGAAGTTTATATCCAGGCCGCAAAAAAGCGCGAGGAAGCGCTGGACCATCTTCTCTTTTACGGACCTCCCGGCTTGGGAAAAACGACTCTGGCCGGCATCATCGCCCATGAAATGAACAGCGAGCTGCGAGTGACGACGGGGCCGGCGCTGGAGAAGCCCGGCGATCTCGCCGCGATCCTCTCCAATCTTCAGGATCACGACGTGCTTTTCATCGACGAGATCCACCGTATGTCCACGACGATCGAAGAAGTGCTGTACTCCGCCATGGAGGACTTTACGCTTCACATCATCGTCGGCAAGGGGCCGCTGGCGCGCAGCATTTGTCTGAACCTGCCGCATTTCACGCTGGTGGGGGCCACGACTCGCCTGGGGCTGCTCAGCGCGCCGCTGCGCGCCCGCTTTGGCATCGTCGAGCAGCTGCGGCTTTATACGCCGGAGGAGCTGTGCGTTATTCTCGACCGCGGCGCAGGCGTGATGAACATGAAGGTGGAGCCCGACGCCCGCCGCGCGATCGCTAACCGTTCGCGCGGGACGCCGCGGATCGCCCTGAGGCTGCTGCGCCGCGTCCGCGATTTTGCCGAGGTGGCCGGCGTGCCGACCGTTGAAGCCGCTTTGGCGGAACGGGCGATGGATACGCTCGGGCTTGACGGGCTCGGCCTGGACGACGGCGACCGCAAAATACTCGACGCCATCGTCAGCCTTTTCGACGGCGGCCCGGTGGGGCTTTCGACCCTTGCCGCCGCGCTGAACGAAGAACCTCAAACGATCGAAGACATCTACGAGCCCTATTTGATTCAAAAGGGCATGATCGAACGCACCCCCCGAGGGAGGAAAGCAACGGAAAATGCGTACCGTTATCTTGGAAAGACGCCGCCCCAAGCGGCGCCGGATCAGCTGGAACTGCTGTAA
- the xseB gene encoding exodeoxyribonuclease VII small subunit, giving the protein MDYSAKIGRLEEILKSMEHTAMPLEQTLALYEEGQKLVAECRQFLAEAEGKVKKLEADGTLSDFGRQEEDKDGL; this is encoded by the coding sequence ATGGACTATTCAGCAAAAATCGGACGTCTTGAGGAAATCTTGAAAAGCATGGAGCATACGGCCATGCCGCTTGAACAGACGCTGGCGCTCTATGAAGAAGGGCAGAAGCTTGTGGCCGAATGCCGTCAGTTCCTTGCCGAAGCGGAGGGAAAGGTCAAGAAGCTGGAGGCCGACGGAACGTTGAGCGACTTTGGCCGGCAGGAAGAAGATAAAGATGGACTTTAA
- a CDS encoding DNA translocase FtsK: MAKRGFEFGALFRLCQIFLAAILLYVTASLFTKGAGVLGKDMASCLLQLAGGGLVLLLLHFFYGLFCSLLYRQVHSVFSQWMGTFCLYGAVSLFLGMLRRIGAGESIGLLSPGILGNVSSQVLPRFIGVIGTMLTGLCLVGLAAFNYGHLNAARIAWLRERLSFVHAPRWRRQKAPQAPASAQTEGEAEPAQGEVEAAQPEKSISEETLPSEEVEAVASEAESPLQNESPGKTGFWASLGVAVKALFGHGKKEHENGEIIDEYAEQYADEQGENAESENYGGYFANVPQADRYGHEATGTREDELPETNGENAFAAGTLGESGSVGEAESAFAAAGSVPISKKPSVEVEPSGDLVGTENVQFCAGRPIPAGSFPPPLDLLGPHRDIEEVIDDRQAQENGQKVILSLADFGVSAELKRTIIGPTVVQYQIQLAPGIKVSKVMALGNDIAVALGVSSIRVEAPIVGTSYIGIELPNVNRRSVPLRQILESDVFQRTKLKLPLPLGQTVDGRILISGLEDLPHLLIAGTTGSGKSIFVNNCIVSLCYHNTPAELRFIMVDPKRVEMGIYESLPHILAKPIVSAAGAVHALAWAVREMERRYNVCYQAKVKDIFSYNSKVLPKDRLPHIVIIVDELADLMMTAQKEVEDCIMSLAQKARASGIHLMLATQRPSVNVLTGTIKANIPARVSFALPSAIDSKTILDKSGAQNLLGKGDMLFVSTKTPHPLRIQSPFLDEQTNIRVVEYLRNTFGDPEYVDLEEPSDEKGGNSSDFLEDNRLEEAIKIVLSTGVASSSGLQRQMRVGFTRAARMVDTMESMGIVGPQHGGKPREILVDEAEALEILEQLRGE, from the coding sequence ATGGCAAAGCGCGGTTTTGAATTCGGCGCTCTGTTCCGTCTCTGTCAGATTTTTCTGGCGGCGATCCTGTTGTATGTCACGGCCTCGCTGTTCACCAAGGGCGCCGGCGTGTTGGGCAAAGATATGGCGAGCTGCCTGCTGCAGCTGGCAGGCGGCGGTCTTGTGCTGCTGCTGTTGCATTTTTTCTACGGCCTTTTTTGTTCTTTGCTGTACCGTCAGGTTCATTCCGTTTTCAGCCAATGGATGGGAACGTTTTGTCTTTACGGCGCCGTCAGTCTGTTCCTGGGAATGCTCAGGCGCATCGGAGCCGGCGAAAGTATCGGCCTTCTCAGTCCCGGCATTCTGGGGAACGTCTCTTCTCAAGTGCTGCCCCGTTTTATCGGCGTGATCGGGACAATGCTGACGGGGCTGTGTCTTGTCGGGCTGGCGGCATTCAATTACGGACATCTCAACGCGGCTCGCATTGCCTGGCTCCGCGAGCGTTTGTCGTTTGTTCACGCGCCGCGCTGGCGTCGCCAAAAAGCGCCCCAGGCCCCCGCTTCTGCGCAAACCGAGGGAGAAGCCGAGCCGGCACAGGGTGAGGTCGAAGCGGCGCAGCCGGAAAAAAGCATTTCCGAAGAGACGTTGCCCAGCGAAGAAGTCGAGGCCGTCGCTTCTGAAGCGGAAAGTCCGCTGCAAAACGAGAGCCCCGGGAAAACAGGCTTCTGGGCCTCGCTGGGCGTTGCCGTGAAAGCGCTGTTCGGGCACGGCAAGAAGGAACATGAAAACGGCGAGATCATCGACGAGTACGCCGAGCAATACGCCGACGAACAGGGAGAAAACGCTGAAAGCGAAAATTACGGCGGTTACTTTGCCAACGTGCCCCAGGCCGATCGCTATGGCCATGAAGCGACGGGGACGCGGGAAGATGAACTTCCCGAAACAAATGGCGAAAATGCGTTCGCCGCCGGCACTTTGGGAGAATCCGGAAGCGTTGGCGAAGCGGAAAGCGCTTTTGCCGCGGCCGGTTCCGTGCCGATCAGCAAAAAGCCTTCCGTGGAAGTGGAACCGTCGGGAGATCTGGTCGGGACGGAGAACGTTCAGTTCTGCGCGGGACGCCCGATTCCCGCGGGAAGTTTCCCGCCGCCGCTCGATCTGCTCGGGCCGCATCGGGACATCGAAGAGGTCATCGACGATCGGCAGGCGCAGGAAAACGGACAGAAAGTGATCTTGTCGCTTGCCGATTTCGGCGTTTCCGCGGAACTGAAGCGCACGATCATCGGTCCGACGGTCGTGCAGTATCAGATCCAGTTGGCCCCGGGCATCAAGGTCAGCAAGGTGATGGCTCTCGGCAACGACATTGCCGTGGCGCTGGGCGTCTCTTCGATCCGAGTGGAAGCGCCGATCGTCGGCACTTCGTATATCGGTATCGAACTGCCCAACGTCAACCGCCGTTCCGTGCCGCTGCGCCAGATCCTGGAAAGCGATGTTTTCCAGAGAACGAAACTCAAGCTGCCGCTGCCGCTGGGGCAAACGGTGGACGGCCGCATCCTCATCTCCGGTTTGGAAGACCTGCCGCATCTGCTGATCGCCGGAACGACGGGATCGGGCAAGAGCATTTTCGTCAATAACTGCATCGTCTCTCTGTGCTATCACAACACGCCCGCAGAGCTGCGCTTCATCATGGTCGACCCCAAACGGGTCGAAATGGGCATCTACGAGTCGCTGCCGCATATCCTCGCCAAACCCATCGTCTCGGCGGCAGGGGCCGTGCATGCTCTGGCCTGGGCCGTGCGCGAGATGGAACGGCGCTACAACGTCTGCTATCAGGCGAAAGTCAAGGATATCTTTTCGTACAACAGTAAGGTCCTTCCCAAGGACCGTCTGCCTCATATCGTGATCATCGTCGACGAGCTGGCCGATCTGATGATGACGGCTCAGAAAGAAGTGGAAGACTGCATCATGAGCCTGGCGCAGAAGGCGCGCGCCTCCGGGATTCATCTGATGCTGGCGACGCAGCGCCCTTCCGTCAACGTGCTGACCGGAACCATCAAGGCGAACATCCCGGCGCGAGTGTCTTTCGCGCTGCCGTCGGCGATCGACTCGAAAACCATTCTGGACAAATCCGGCGCGCAAAATCTGCTGGGCAAGGGCGACATGCTCTTTGTCAGCACCAAAACGCCGCATCCGCTGCGGATCCAGTCGCCGTTCCTGGACGAGCAGACGAACATCAGGGTGGTCGAATATCTGCGCAATACTTTCGGCGATCCCGAATACGTCGATCTGGAAGAGCCCAGTGACGAAAAGGGTGGGAATTCTTCCGACTTTCTTGAAGATAACCGTCTTGAGGAAGCCATCAAGATCGTGCTCAGCACCGGCGTGGCATCGTCGAGCGGGCTGCAGCGCCAGATGCGCGTCGGTTTTACCCGCGCCGCCCGCATGGTCGATACGATGGAGTCCATGGGCATCGTCGGGCCGCAGCATGGCGGCAAACCCCGGGAAATTCTGGTGGACGAAGCGGAGGCCTTGGAGATTCTCGAGCAACTCCGCGGCGAATAG